The segment AATTCACCATCACTAAATTTTGAGAACGTTACTTTACCAAGCGGAACACCATAGTTTTCGGCTATTTGTTCAGCAAGGTAGACGCTTTGCGAACACGCAAATATCTTTGCTTCTGGTTCTAAATGCGACATTATAATTTGTTGTTTTTGTCCGATTAATTCCTTGCGGAAGTGCCTCGAATGTAGTTAGTTAGTTGTTGTTCGTTTTACCGAGGTGCAAATTTAGAAATTAAATCCAACTCTGAAAGGATATTTTAGAGTATTTTTTTTAGAATATGATATTTTATTTTTTACATTTGCACCGTGTTTAAAAGCAAGCAGTCATTTTGGCTTTTGTTTTTCGCGATAAACCAACTGTTGTTGGTTTTGTCTGTCAAGCCCGGATGGCGGAATTGGTAGACGCGCTGGTCTCAAACACCTGTGGGAAACCGTGCCGGTTCGACTCCGGCTCCGGGTACAAAAAGCTCTTCGAAAGAAGGGCTTTTTCTTTTAGGAGCGAGTCAAACATTTTTGTTTGATTGGCTCCGGGTACAAAAAGCTCTCCTTTTTAGGGGAGCTTTTTCTTTTTTACCAAATCCTTTTCACAGAACTAATTTTTAAATTCTGAATAGGTTTATTCTCATTCGTTATAATACTTAAGACGGAATAGTCTTCATTAGGAAAAAATAAATTGGTCATTGAGTATTTCCCGTTATTCAATAAAATCTCAATTGAAGATTTATCTAAAATGAGTTGAACATTTGTTATTTTATCTCCTGCTAAAGGCATTACTTGTGGTTTATTGGCAAAGTTTTCATTGAAATCTATTTTACCCGAATTGCTTCTGTCTGTAACCAAATTACCGCCGGATAATGTAATCGTAAACACTTCTCCGTTGTTATTGGATAACGAAATTATTGCATCAGAAACTCCGTTTGTTTCAAATGTAATTTGGGCTTGGGATAAATTTAGTGCTTCCTTTTCGAATGGGGTTTTGACTTCCTTACTTTCAAAAACCGGAGACAGTAAACTAGAAAACTGCGGTATCATTTTTTGATTTAAAAAGTAGAAATAACCATTTGTAGTCAGTTCCAACTCTCGTGGTAAAGTCATAGCACTGCGCCAAACTTCGGTTGGCACCTTAGTCGCATATAGCCAATTACTCATCCAGCCCAAAAGAATTTTTTTGTCATTAGGAACATTTGAAAAAGTAACAGCCGCATAAAAATCAGTACCACTGTCCATCCAAAGAGACTTTTGACTGTTTATAAACTTTTTTCCATCAAAATTTCCAATAAAATAACGTGTTCCAGAACCGCCATTTGGTGCTTTGTCTCCGTGATTTACAATCATTACCCATTTGGTTTCGGCAGAACCTTTTACTTTCATTGGGAACAAATCAGGACATTCCCAAACGCCTAAATTTTGTACATCATCATCCGGCTTAAAATCGCTTTCAAACTGCCATTCTTTTAAATTAGCTGATGAAAAGATTTTAATTTTATCTCCAACCGCCAAGACCATATTCCACTTTGAAATAGTTTCATTCCAAAATACTTTTGGGTCTCTAAAATCCTGTTCACCCGAATTATTCAACA is part of the Flavobacterium sangjuense genome and harbors:
- a CDS encoding glycoside hydrolase family 32 protein, with amino-acid sequence MKSKLLFLFCCFFYLGQAQKSAAYYNEPYRPQFHFTPEAHWMNDPNGLVYLNGKYHLFYQYYPEGTVWGPMHWGHAESTDLLHWKHLPIALYPDKLGMIFSGSAVIDKENTAGFGKNAMVAIFTYHDDEIWKAGKKNTESQGLAYSVDEGKTWTKHNGNPVLNNSGEQDFRDPKVFWNETISKWNMVLAVGDKIKIFSSANLKEWQFESDFKPDDDVQNLGVWECPDLFPMKVKGSAETKWVMIVNHGDKAPNGGSGTRYFIGNFDGKKFINSQKSLWMDSGTDFYAAVTFSNVPNDKKILLGWMSNWLYATKVPTEVWRSAMTLPRELELTTNGYFYFLNQKMIPQFSSLLSPVFESKEVKTPFEKEALNLSQAQITFETNGVSDAIISLSNNNGEVFTITLSGGNLVTDRSNSGKIDFNENFANKPQVMPLAGDKITNVQLILDKSSIEILLNNGKYSMTNLFFPNEDYSVLSIITNENKPIQNLKISSVKRIW